A window from Mangifera indica cultivar Alphonso chromosome 2, CATAS_Mindica_2.1, whole genome shotgun sequence encodes these proteins:
- the LOC123209674 gene encoding germin-like protein 9-3 — MSSQKLFALLLSLATVQMAFSGDSDILTDFLLPPKVTQVDSNFFTFTRMRALVGAPLPTNFTVTTASLPEFPALNGQSVSYAILQFPAGTSSPLHTHPRSGELLFLVKGHLTVGFVDTTDKLFVQKLQKGDMFLFPKGLVHFQYSSGKTIATAISAFGSVNPGTESLPNTLFTTGIDDTILAKSFKTNIATIKRLKAGLAPRT, encoded by the coding sequence ATGTCTTCTCAAAAACTGTTCGCCCTTTTGCTTTCTTTAGCCACTGTCCAAATGGCATTCTCCGGGGATTCAGATATCCTCACAGACTTCCTTCTTCCACCAAAAGTAACCCAAGTCGATAGCAACTTTTTCACGTTCACCCGCATGCGGGCTCTTGTCGGTGCGCCACTGCCAACGAATTTTACGGTCACCACAGCAAGCTTGCCAGAATTCCCCGCACTCAATGGACAAAGTGTTTCATATGCTATCCTTCAATTCCCTGCCGGCACTTCTAGCCCTCTTCACACACACCCTCGCTCTGGTGAGCTCCTTTTCCTTGTGAAAGGCCACCTTACTGTTGGTTTCGTTGACACAACCGACAAGCTTTTCGTTCAGAAGCTGCAAAAGGGTGACATGTTTCTATTCCCCAAGGGGCTTGTTCACTTCCAGTACAGCAGTGGAAAGACAATTGCTACAGCAATTTCTGCCTTCGGGAGCGTAAATCCAGGCACTGAATCTCTTCCCAACACCCTGTTCACCACAGGTATTGATGATACAATCTTGGCCAAGTCTTTCAAGACTAATATTGCTACGATTAAACGTCTCAAGGCAGGGCTTGCACCCAGGACCTGA
- the LOC123209673 gene encoding germin-like protein 9-3, with protein MSSQKLFAFLLSLATVQMAFSGDIDVLTDFLLPPKVTQVDSNFFTFTRMRALVGAPLATNFTVTTASLPEFPALNGQSVSYAILQFPAGTSSPLHEHPRSGELLFLVKGHLTVGFVDTTDKLFVQKLQKGDMFLFPKGLVHFQYNRGKTIATAISAFGSVNPGTESLPNTLFITGIDDTILAKSFKTDIATIKHLKAGLAPRT; from the coding sequence ATGTCTTCTCAAAAACTCTTCGCctttttgctttctttagcAACTGTCCAAATGGCGTTCTCCGGGGATATAGATGTCCTCACAGACTTCCTTCTTCCACCAAAAGTAACCCAAGTCGATAGCAACTTTTTCACATTCACCCGCATGCGCGCTCTTGTCGGTGCGCCACTGGCAACGAATTTTACGGTCACCACAGCAAGCTTGCCCGAATTCCCTGCGCTCAATGGACAAAGTGTTTCATATGCTATCCTTCAATTCCCTGCCGGCACTTCTAGCCCTCTTCACGAACACCCTCGCTCTGGTGAGCTCCTTTTCCTTGTGAAAGGCCACCTTACTGTTGGTTTCGTTGACACAACCGACAAGCTTTTCGTTCAGAAGCTGCAAAAGGGTGACATGTTTCTATTCCCCAAGGGACTTGTTCACTTCCAGTACAACAGGGGAAAGACAATTGCTACAGCGATTTCTGCCTTCGGGAGTGTAAATCCAGGCACTGAATCTCTTCCCAACACTCTGTTCATCACAGGCATTGATGATACAATCTTGGCCAAGTCTTTCAAGACTGATATTGCTACGATTAAACATCTCAAGGCAGGGCTTGCACCCAGGACCTGA
- the LOC123208660 gene encoding putative germin-like protein 9-2, whose protein sequence is CTSSTSPCLLKKLFALLLSLATVQMAFSGDSDILTDFHLPPKVTQVDSNFFTFTCMRALFGALLPTNFTVTTASLPEFSALNGQSVSYAILQFPAGTSSPLHEHPRSGELLFHVKGHLTVGFVDTTDKLFVQKLQKGDMFLLPKGLVHFQYNSGKTFATEISALGSVNPGTESLPNTLFTTGIDDTILAKSFNTDIATIKRLKAGLAPKS, encoded by the coding sequence TGCACATCAAGTACTTCACCATGTCTTCTCAAAAAACTCTTCGCCCTTTTGCTTTCTTTAGCAACTGTCCAAATGGCATTCTCCGGGGATTCAGATATCCTCACTGACTTCCATCTTCCACCAAAAGTAACCCAAGTCGATAGCAACTTTTTCACATTCACCTGCATGCGCGCTCTTTTCGGTGCACTACTGCCAACGAATTTTACGGTCACCACAGCAAGCTTGCCCGAATTCTCTGCGCTCAATGGACAAAGTGTTTCATATGCTATCCTTCAATTCCCTGCCGGCACTTCTAGCCCTCTTCACGAACACCCTCGCTCTGGCGAGCTCCTTTTCCATGTGAAAGGCCACCTTACTGTTGGTTTCGTTGACACAACCGACAAGCTTTTCGTTCAGAAGCTGCAAAAGGGTGACATGTTTCTACTCCCCAAGGGACTTGTTCACTTCCAGTACAACAGTGGAAAGACATTTGCTACAGAGATTTCTGCCCTCGGGAGTGTAAATCCAGGCACTGAATCTCTTCCCAACACTCTGTTCACCACAGGCATTGATGATACAATCTTGGCCAAGTCTTTCAATACTGATATTGCTACGATTAAACGTCTCAAGGCAGGGCTTGCACCCAAGTCCTGA